One window of Candidatus Binatia bacterium genomic DNA carries:
- the menB gene encoding 1,4-dihydroxy-2-naphthoyl-CoA synthase gives MTYQDILYEKCDGVAWITINRPERRNAFRAQTVDEMIHAFRDAWADEGIGVVVLTGAGDKAFCSGGDQKERGPSGYAGRTGIGLNVAELHSVIRNIPKPVIAMVNGYAIGGGHVLHVVCDLTIAADTAIFGQVGPRVGSVDPGFGTAYLARIVGEKKAREIWFLCRQYSAQEALAMGLVNKVVPASELRAEVERWCQEILSMSPTALKLAKQSFNADTEHINGITELGFAALELYYQTPESQEGLKAFLEKRRPNFRAARKRT, from the coding sequence ATGACTTACCAGGACATTCTTTACGAAAAATGCGATGGGGTTGCGTGGATCACCATCAACCGGCCGGAGCGCCGCAACGCGTTCCGAGCGCAAACTGTGGATGAAATGATCCATGCATTTCGCGATGCCTGGGCCGACGAGGGCATCGGCGTTGTCGTGCTCACTGGCGCTGGCGACAAAGCCTTCTGCTCGGGTGGCGACCAGAAGGAACGCGGCCCCTCCGGCTACGCCGGACGCACAGGAATTGGGCTCAATGTGGCCGAGCTACACAGCGTCATTCGCAACATCCCCAAGCCGGTGATCGCCATGGTCAATGGCTACGCCATCGGCGGGGGTCACGTGTTGCACGTGGTCTGCGACCTCACGATCGCTGCGGACACCGCCATTTTCGGACAGGTCGGACCGCGCGTCGGCAGCGTCGATCCCGGCTTCGGCACAGCCTATTTGGCGCGCATCGTGGGGGAAAAGAAGGCACGGGAGATTTGGTTTTTGTGCCGACAGTATAGTGCACAAGAAGCGCTGGCCATGGGGCTGGTCAACAAAGTGGTTCCGGCGAGCGAGTTGCGTGCCGAGGTGGAGCGCTGGTGCCAGGAAATCTTGAGCATGAGTCCGACCGCACTGAAGCTCGCCAAGCAGTCCTTCAATGCCGACACGGAACACATCAATGGCATTACCGAGCTTGGGTTTGCGGCATTGGAGCTCTACTATCAAACCCCCGAATCGCAGGAGGGCCTCAAGGCCTTTCTGGAAAAGCGCAGGCCAAATTTTCGCGCTGCCCGAAAGCGCACGTAA
- a CDS encoding GTP pyrophosphokinase, translating into MNNRESAGAAAARRSRRHATLEDAIELAVRAHRGATDKAGAPYILHVLRVMLAVEGDVARMAAALHDVVEDTSYTPDDLRRLGFPVEVVDAVDALTRRPGELYEDFVRRAAAHPIARQIKLADLEDNMDIRRLPHLREADLERLARYRAAWEILASAKPADHSSPAPASLSSPPRQRGKRIRQ; encoded by the coding sequence ATGAACAACAGGGAAAGTGCAGGGGCAGCAGCCGCCCGCCGGTCGCGGCGCCACGCCACCCTCGAGGATGCCATTGAGCTGGCTGTTCGTGCGCACCGCGGTGCCACGGACAAGGCGGGCGCTCCATACATTCTGCATGTCTTGCGGGTGATGCTGGCGGTAGAAGGAGATGTTGCGCGCATGGCGGCTGCGTTGCACGACGTGGTCGAGGACACGAGCTACACGCCCGACGACTTGCGCAGGCTCGGGTTCCCGGTCGAAGTCGTCGACGCGGTGGACGCGCTCACCCGCCGCCCAGGCGAACTTTACGAAGATTTCGTACGGCGTGCGGCTGCCCACCCGATTGCTCGTCAGATCAAGCTCGCCGACTTGGAGGACAACATGGATATCCGCCGCTTACCGCACCTGCGCGAGGCTGACCTCGAGCGGCTCGCACGCTACCGAGCCGCATGGGAGATCCTCGCCAGTGCCAAGCCCGCCGACCACTCTTCTCCGGCGCCCGCTTCCCTCAGCTCTCCGCCACGCCAGCGGGGGAAGCGAATTCGCCAGTAA
- the proB gene encoding glutamate 5-kinase codes for MTDQLAAKQQWLRQVRRAVVKIGSSILSGADGIDEARLASLVSDICALHQRGIAVVVVTSGAVAAGMARMGKRHRPRSIPERQAAAAVGQIDLMALYKRYAAERGVQVAQILLTHDDLASRRRYLNARHTLQELLQARILPVANENDTVVTEELRNFGDNDNLSALVAGLVEADLLVLLSDVEGVFTNNPQRDPSAKLVELIAHPRRTASIVVDGQGPLGTGGMASKLAAARKAAHAGIPTVIASGLQPGTLLRVFDPGVRVGTLILPRADRLQRRKHWIAYTLRPAGTITVDRGAFEAVVFKGRSLLPSGIRAVEGKFDAGDCVRCVTESGEEFARGLVNYAASELERIRGLHTSQIEMVLGYKGTDEAIHRNDLVLTGEFASPAGVAES; via the coding sequence ATGACGGACCAACTAGCTGCCAAACAACAGTGGCTCCGGCAGGTGCGCCGTGCTGTCGTGAAGATTGGCAGCAGCATTCTCTCTGGCGCCGACGGCATTGACGAGGCACGGCTCGCTTCGCTGGTAAGCGACATCTGCGCGCTCCACCAGCGTGGGATCGCTGTGGTCGTGGTGACCTCAGGCGCTGTGGCTGCGGGAATGGCGCGTATGGGCAAGCGTCATCGGCCACGTTCGATTCCAGAGCGGCAAGCGGCGGCGGCCGTGGGACAGATCGACTTGATGGCGCTTTACAAGCGCTACGCGGCCGAGCGCGGAGTGCAAGTAGCGCAAATTCTTCTGACGCACGATGATCTCGCTTCGCGCCGCCGATACCTCAACGCACGCCACACTTTGCAGGAACTGCTGCAGGCGCGCATTCTTCCGGTTGCCAACGAAAACGATACGGTGGTCACGGAAGAGTTACGGAACTTTGGCGATAACGACAACTTGTCCGCATTGGTTGCCGGCTTGGTCGAAGCCGATCTCCTGGTGTTGTTGAGTGACGTCGAGGGGGTATTCACCAACAACCCACAGCGCGACCCGTCGGCAAAGTTGGTGGAGCTGATTGCACACCCGCGGCGCACCGCCTCCATTGTGGTGGACGGCCAAGGCCCCTTAGGCACAGGTGGCATGGCGTCCAAGCTGGCGGCGGCGCGCAAGGCGGCTCACGCCGGCATTCCTACTGTGATTGCGAGCGGCTTGCAGCCGGGCACGCTACTCCGCGTGTTCGATCCGGGCGTGCGGGTGGGAACGCTGATCTTGCCGCGGGCGGATCGGTTGCAACGGAGAAAACACTGGATCGCCTACACGCTCCGTCCGGCAGGCACAATCACGGTCGACCGCGGGGCGTTCGAAGCGGTCGTGTTCAAGGGGCGCAGTTTGCTCCCTTCGGGAATTCGTGCGGTCGAAGGCAAATTCGATGCTGGGGACTGCGTGCGTTGCGTAACCGAATCGGGCGAGGAGTTTGCTCGCGGACTCGTGAACTACGCCGCTAGCGAGCTCGAACGCATTCGCGGCTTGCACACGAGCCAAATCGAGATGGTGTTGGGATACAAGGGCACCGACGAGGCCATTCACCGCAACGACTTGGTCCTTACTGGCGAATTCGCTTCCCCCGCTGGCGTGGCGGAGAGCTGA
- the obgE gene encoding GTPase ObgE, translating to MKFVDEVEVYVRGGDGGRGCVSFCREKYRPRGGPDGGDGGDGGDVVLVADEGLSTLLDFRFQPELRAKRGEHGRGKQQYGKRGEDVVARVPCGTLVYDADTGELLADLQKAGERVVVARGGRGGKGNMHFATPTNQAPRYAQPGTPGEERRLRLELQLLADVGLIGFPNVGKSSLLRRVSAARPRVADYPFTTLVPHLGVVRADEDLSFVLADLPGLIEGAHQGQGLGDRFLRHVARTKLLLHVLDVGGLSGRDPVEDFDKINRELAAFDPRLARKPQMVAANKIDLNGARRCFAEVERRLVARGIEVHPISAATGEGVQALMKLVGQRWRELRCAEAPHDTDANVPQPELPA from the coding sequence ATGAAGTTCGTCGACGAGGTAGAAGTCTACGTGCGCGGCGGCGATGGCGGGCGAGGGTGCGTGAGCTTTTGCCGCGAAAAATATCGCCCTAGGGGCGGGCCAGATGGTGGCGATGGGGGCGACGGGGGGGATGTGGTGCTGGTTGCGGACGAAGGCCTGAGCACCTTGCTGGACTTCCGCTTTCAGCCCGAACTCCGCGCCAAACGGGGGGAGCATGGGCGTGGGAAGCAACAGTACGGCAAGCGTGGAGAGGACGTCGTGGCCCGGGTGCCTTGTGGAACCTTGGTGTACGACGCCGATACGGGTGAGCTTCTTGCCGATCTTCAAAAAGCAGGGGAGCGGGTCGTGGTGGCGCGAGGTGGGCGTGGGGGGAAAGGCAACATGCATTTCGCCACGCCGACCAATCAGGCACCGAGGTATGCCCAGCCCGGCACGCCTGGCGAAGAGCGTCGGCTCCGTTTGGAGCTGCAACTGTTGGCCGACGTGGGTTTGATCGGCTTTCCGAACGTGGGCAAGTCGAGTTTGCTCCGCCGCGTGTCAGCGGCGCGGCCTAGGGTGGCCGATTACCCGTTTACCACCCTCGTTCCTCACCTGGGTGTTGTTCGGGCGGATGAGGACTTGAGTTTTGTGTTGGCTGACCTTCCCGGTCTGATCGAGGGCGCCCATCAGGGGCAGGGCCTAGGCGATCGCTTTCTGCGCCACGTGGCACGGACGAAGCTCTTATTGCACGTTTTGGATGTCGGAGGTCTGAGTGGGCGCGACCCTGTGGAGGATTTCGACAAGATTAACCGCGAACTCGCTGCCTTCGACCCTCGCCTGGCGCGGAAGCCGCAAATGGTGGCGGCGAATAAAATCGACTTGAACGGCGCCCGGCGGTGCTTCGCTGAGGTAGAGCGGCGGCTCGTTGCACGGGGTATCGAGGTACACCCGATCTCGGCTGCCACAGGGGAAGGCGTGCAAGCGCTCATGAAACTTGTCGGGCAGCGCTGGCGCGAGCTCCGCTGTGCGGAGGCACCTCACGACACCGACGCCAACGTTCCGCAGCCCGAGTTGCCGGCATGA
- the rpmA gene encoding 50S ribosomal protein L27, with the protein MAHKKGQGSTRNGRDSQGQRRGVKIFAGQRAKAGNILVRQLGTKIYPGQNVGMGRDYTLFAKIDGIVHYERMGRNRRQVHVLPA; encoded by the coding sequence ATGGCGCATAAGAAAGGACAGGGCAGTACACGCAACGGTCGGGATAGCCAGGGGCAACGTCGCGGTGTGAAGATCTTTGCCGGCCAACGGGCTAAGGCAGGGAACATCCTTGTGCGCCAATTGGGCACCAAGATTTACCCCGGGCAAAACGTGGGGATGGGCCGCGACTACACCTTGTTTGCGAAGATCGACGGCATCGTGCACTACGAACGCATGGGCCGGAACCGGCGGCAAGTGCACGTGCTTCCCGCGTAA
- the rplU gene encoding 50S ribosomal protein L21 has translation MEYAVIRTGGKQYRVTPGEVLRIEKVEAEPGSSIEFSEVLVASDASGLKVGQPMVPGAKVIARVVRQGKAKKILVFKKKRRKNYRRRYGHRQPFTEIRVTSIQVGA, from the coding sequence ATGGAATACGCTGTAATCCGTACCGGAGGGAAGCAGTACCGGGTAACACCGGGTGAAGTCCTGCGCATCGAGAAGGTCGAGGCAGAACCTGGTAGTAGCATCGAATTCTCCGAGGTGCTGGTGGCAAGCGATGCGAGTGGCCTCAAGGTAGGTCAGCCGATGGTGCCCGGAGCAAAAGTGATTGCGCGGGTTGTCCGCCAGGGCAAGGCAAAGAAAATCCTCGTGTTCAAGAAAAAGCGCCGGAAGAACTATCGGCGCCGGTACGGCCATCGGCAGCCATTCACGGAGATCCGGGTCACATCCATCCAAGTGGGAGCGTGA
- the plsX gene encoding phosphate acyltransferase PlsX, whose protein sequence is MPTIALDAMGGDHAPHEIVKGAASVSLETQIDVILVGDERQIQAVLDRVQYRPERLQVRHTEQTIGMAEEPHEAVKKKPRSSLLKAIQLVAEGEADAAVTAGNTGAAVLACARHFRPLPGIRRAGLASVYPRQTEYPGQDQLALLLDVGATIRCEATELVQFAIMGSAYARRISKVPSPRVGLLNMGSEENKGGETLVEAYRRLSRIAGLNFVGNIEGHELIKGRADIIVTEGFTGNVVLKLLEGIADSLSDLAGTAARESWRYRLGLRVLESGLERLRSLTDYTAYGGAPILGFEHLLIKAHGRSQARAVSNAVKVAAKAVRDGVVREIQATLESL, encoded by the coding sequence ATGCCCACGATCGCTCTCGACGCCATGGGAGGGGACCATGCGCCTCATGAAATTGTGAAAGGCGCGGCCTCGGTGAGCCTGGAAACGCAAATTGACGTGATCCTCGTGGGCGACGAACGGCAAATTCAAGCGGTGCTCGACCGGGTTCAGTACCGTCCCGAACGCCTGCAGGTGCGACACACAGAGCAAACCATTGGCATGGCAGAAGAGCCGCACGAGGCGGTGAAGAAGAAACCACGATCCTCTTTGCTCAAAGCCATTCAGCTGGTAGCCGAAGGCGAAGCTGATGCCGCGGTGACTGCTGGAAACACCGGCGCTGCTGTGCTGGCCTGTGCCCGGCATTTCCGCCCACTTCCAGGCATCCGGCGGGCCGGACTCGCCTCGGTATACCCAAGGCAAACGGAGTACCCGGGGCAGGACCAGCTCGCCTTGCTGCTCGACGTCGGGGCCACGATTCGCTGCGAGGCGACGGAACTCGTGCAGTTTGCCATCATGGGAAGCGCGTACGCGCGGCGAATCTCCAAAGTGCCGAGCCCGCGCGTGGGTCTCCTCAACATGGGCAGCGAGGAGAACAAGGGCGGCGAGACCTTGGTCGAAGCTTACCGCCGCCTGAGTCGGATTGCTGGACTGAACTTTGTCGGCAACATCGAGGGTCATGAACTGATTAAAGGCAGGGCAGACATCATCGTCACCGAAGGTTTCACTGGCAACGTGGTGTTGAAGCTTCTGGAAGGCATTGCAGATAGCCTCAGCGACCTCGCGGGCACGGCAGCCCGTGAAAGCTGGCGCTACCGGCTCGGGCTCCGGGTGCTTGAAAGTGGGCTCGAGCGACTGCGGAGCCTCACGGATTACACAGCTTACGGCGGGGCGCCCATCCTCGGTTTCGAGCACCTGCTGATCAAGGCCCACGGGCGGTCGCAAGCTCGCGCCGTGAGTAACGCGGTGAAAGTCGCGGCCAAGGCTGTACGCGACGGTGTTGTCCGGGAGATTCAAGCGACACTGGAAAGCTTATAA
- a CDS encoding divalent-cation tolerance protein CutA — protein sequence MTASKLYVVLVTTASLEEATKIGEHLVSEQLAACVNIVGPIRSLYLWDDKLNNDSEYLLIIKAGAENYAALEQAVRERHSYQVPEILALEVAGCSPAYLQWALSARPKSPNA from the coding sequence ATGACCGCAAGCAAGCTTTACGTGGTTTTGGTTACGACGGCGAGCCTGGAGGAAGCAACCAAGATCGGGGAACACTTAGTCTCCGAGCAGCTTGCCGCATGCGTCAACATCGTCGGTCCGATTCGCTCACTTTACTTGTGGGACGACAAGCTCAACAACGACAGCGAGTATTTGCTGATCATCAAAGCGGGCGCAGAAAATTACGCCGCGCTCGAACAGGCAGTGCGCGAGCGGCATTCCTACCAGGTGCCGGAAATCCTCGCGCTTGAAGTTGCCGGGTGCTCACCGGCTTACCTCCAATGGGCCCTCTCCGCGCGGCCCAAATCGCCAAACGCGTAA
- a CDS encoding PilT/PilU family type 4a pilus ATPase, with protein sequence MPDIRELLAEMVARNASDLYLTADSPPMFRVEGFNQPYGTTPLTSREVELLAHSLMSERQRAQFDEKLEMNLAIASDRLGRFRINVYRQRGVVGVVIRQIKTRIPTLDELGLPPVLKDIAMSRRGLVLVTGATGSGKSTTLAAMIDYRNENSTGHILTIEDPIEFIHPHKKCIVSQREVGFDTVSFNEALRNTLRQAPDVILIGEVRDVETMEAAITFSETGHLCLATLHSNNANQAIERVMNFFPASRHPEIYLQLSLNLRGIISQRLVPGVDGKRVAALEILVDTPYVKELIKRGEIDKLKEAMENSTQEGGQTFDQALYDLYAQGRISEEQALANADSANNLRIRIKQLEIARKHPVQRKIAALADTGGLRIEGREPTASSLRKL encoded by the coding sequence ATGCCAGATATCCGCGAGCTGCTTGCCGAGATGGTGGCGCGGAATGCCTCGGATCTCTACCTCACGGCCGACAGCCCACCGATGTTCCGTGTGGAGGGGTTCAACCAGCCGTACGGCACCACACCGCTAACCTCCCGGGAGGTGGAGCTCCTTGCGCACTCGCTGATGAGCGAACGGCAGCGGGCGCAGTTCGACGAAAAATTGGAGATGAACTTAGCGATTGCCTCGGACCGGCTCGGACGTTTCCGCATCAATGTGTACCGCCAGAGAGGCGTCGTTGGGGTGGTGATCCGGCAAATCAAAACCCGGATCCCCACGTTAGATGAGCTTGGGTTACCACCCGTTCTCAAAGACATCGCCATGAGCCGCCGTGGGCTCGTGCTCGTGACCGGAGCGACCGGCTCGGGCAAGTCGACCACGCTTGCGGCCATGATCGACTACCGCAACGAAAACTCCACTGGGCACATCCTCACCATCGAGGATCCCATCGAGTTCATTCACCCGCACAAAAAGTGCATCGTGAGCCAACGAGAAGTGGGCTTCGATACGGTCTCGTTCAACGAAGCACTGCGGAATACCTTGCGACAGGCTCCGGACGTGATCTTGATTGGCGAAGTGCGTGACGTGGAAACAATGGAAGCGGCCATCACCTTTTCGGAAACGGGTCATCTGTGCCTGGCCACGCTGCACTCCAACAATGCGAACCAAGCAATCGAGCGGGTCATGAATTTCTTCCCCGCTTCGCGCCACCCGGAGATTTACCTGCAGCTTTCGCTCAACTTGCGCGGCATCATTTCGCAAAGGCTGGTTCCCGGAGTTGACGGCAAGCGTGTGGCGGCGTTGGAGATCCTCGTCGATACTCCGTACGTGAAAGAACTCATTAAGCGCGGCGAAATCGATAAGCTGAAGGAGGCGATGGAGAATAGCACGCAGGAAGGCGGGCAGACGTTCGATCAAGCACTGTACGACCTCTACGCACAAGGCCGAATTTCTGAAGAGCAAGCCCTGGCGAATGCGGATAGTGCCAATAACCTCCGAATTCGCATCAAGCAGCTCGAAATTGCCCGCAAGCATCCCGTGCAGCGAAAGATTGCCGCTCTTGCCGATACCGGTGGCTTGCGCATCGAGGGGAGGGAACCAACAGCGAGTAGTTTGCGCAAGCTCTGA
- a CDS encoding type IV pilus twitching motility protein PilT yields MDITQLLTFAHREGASDVHLSSGEPPMVRIHGDMKRIEHPPLTPDEVHRMVFDIMTDAVRKQFQETNDVDFSFELGEVARFRVNVFRTRKGEAAVFRTIPTKVMTIDELGLPPVIKEICKKEKGLVLVTGPTGSGKSTTLAAMIDFINETYEGHILTIEDPIEFVHRSKKCLVNQREVGPHTMSFNAALRGALREDPDVILVGEMRDLETISLALTAAETGHLVFATVHTSSAPKTVDRIIDVFPAAQQGQIRAMFAESIQAIITQTLVKKKTGGRIAALEILIGTPAVRNLIRENKIHQLPSALQTGQAWGMQTLDMALLDLVARGLVTKEEAQSRTLTPNLFGPETTGARPEARASSPLKASRPFLGR; encoded by the coding sequence ATGGACATTACGCAGCTCTTAACCTTTGCCCACCGCGAAGGCGCGTCGGATGTGCATTTGTCCTCCGGCGAACCACCGATGGTCCGCATCCATGGCGACATGAAGCGGATCGAGCATCCGCCGCTGACGCCCGACGAGGTGCACCGCATGGTGTTCGACATCATGACCGATGCGGTGCGCAAACAATTTCAGGAAACCAACGATGTGGATTTCTCCTTTGAGTTGGGGGAAGTGGCGCGGTTTCGTGTCAACGTATTCCGCACCCGCAAGGGCGAGGCGGCTGTCTTCCGCACCATCCCAACGAAGGTGATGACGATCGACGAGTTGGGGTTGCCGCCCGTGATCAAAGAGATCTGCAAGAAAGAAAAGGGCCTCGTGTTGGTGACCGGCCCGACCGGGTCAGGAAAATCCACCACACTGGCGGCAATGATCGACTTCATCAACGAGACCTACGAGGGCCATATTCTCACGATTGAGGACCCGATTGAGTTCGTGCACCGCTCGAAGAAGTGTCTCGTAAACCAGCGTGAAGTGGGTCCGCACACGATGTCCTTTAACGCTGCGTTGCGCGGGGCCTTGCGTGAGGACCCCGACGTGATTCTCGTTGGCGAAATGCGCGATTTGGAAACGATTTCTCTGGCCCTCACGGCTGCCGAGACCGGGCACTTGGTCTTCGCCACCGTGCACACTTCGAGTGCGCCAAAAACGGTGGACCGAATTATCGACGTGTTCCCGGCAGCCCAGCAGGGGCAGATTCGTGCCATGTTTGCCGAATCCATTCAGGCGATCATCACGCAAACGTTGGTGAAGAAAAAAACCGGTGGCCGGATTGCGGCGCTGGAAATTCTCATTGGCACGCCGGCGGTGCGCAATCTAATCCGGGAAAACAAGATTCATCAGCTCCCGTCGGCTTTGCAGACAGGCCAGGCCTGGGGCATGCAAACGCTCGACATGGCGTTGCTCGATCTCGTGGCGCGCGGACTCGTTACGAAGGAAGAGGCACAGTCGCGCACGTTGACGCCGAATCTCTTCGGACCGGAGACGACGGGCGCGCGCCCGGAAGCGCGCGCGAGCTCGCCGCTCAAGGCCTCGCGGCCCTTCCTCGGCCGCTAG
- a CDS encoding CPBP family intramembrane metalloprotease: MSSVPTRFRPALAALLLLAIALPLALWSHISAVWIFVPLLYLLWNKRDLDAFGLTLEGIPGLRFHAAVLMLVFVPYLVGHYGFGVWYQGQQFSFRLPDNFARLAADHLLGVGLSEEFFFRAYMQTEFDRVWPRRWQWFGARCGPGLLYANALFALCHVFNGGPGRLIVFFPGLLYGWLWARTTNLLVPAFYHGFSNILMSVMLASLQPA, from the coding sequence GTGAGTTCCGTACCCACTCGCTTTCGCCCTGCGCTCGCCGCGCTTCTCCTGCTCGCGATCGCCTTACCCCTGGCGTTGTGGTCGCACATTTCAGCCGTGTGGATTTTCGTTCCGCTCCTGTACCTGCTTTGGAACAAGCGCGACTTGGACGCCTTCGGCCTTACGCTCGAGGGAATCCCCGGACTGCGCTTTCACGCGGCAGTGCTCATGCTGGTGTTCGTTCCTTACCTGGTGGGGCACTACGGCTTCGGAGTTTGGTACCAAGGGCAGCAATTTTCCTTCCGCCTGCCGGACAATTTTGCTCGGCTTGCAGCGGATCACTTGCTCGGAGTCGGCCTTTCCGAGGAGTTCTTCTTTCGAGCGTACATGCAAACGGAGTTCGACCGAGTGTGGCCACGACGCTGGCAGTGGTTCGGTGCCCGGTGCGGGCCCGGCCTTTTGTACGCCAACGCCCTGTTCGCGCTGTGCCACGTGTTTAACGGTGGCCCCGGAAGACTGATTGTGTTCTTCCCCGGCCTGCTCTACGGATGGCTTTGGGCCCGCACAACGAATCTGCTCGTGCCTGCCTTCTATCACGGGTTCAGCAATATTCTCATGAGCGTCATGCTGGCATCGCTGCAGCCAGCGTGA
- a CDS encoding metallopeptidase TldD-related protein produces the protein MRVSLAEVAELALESAAASGATAADVVAVRGRELQVGVRRGSLEKVTQAEEKRLGLRVFIGCRSAVASTSDLTSSGIREFAAATCALAKVVVEDRYAGLPEEESLTRTYPNLELFDPQIAAVTPEEARAIAERAEESALAYDPRIVNSEGAECSVDAVELYYASTAGFRGSYKHSLMSISVVPVAKGTDGMQRDYWYSVARRRDRLAAAEEVGRRAAERALRRLDARRVATCQVPVVFDPETAASLLGHLAQAVVGQSIHRGTSFLAGRLGESIAPSFVNIIDDGRIPLGIGSKPFDAEGVGTGRTCVVEEGYLRSYLLDTYAARRLGFARSTGNASRAVSSAPAAAPTNLFLCPGSVAPEEIIRSVSRGFYVTNLIGFGVNLTTGDYSRGASGIWIENGELTFPVEGVTIAGNLRDMLAQIEAVGSDLELRRSVAAPTLLIGRLTVAGSG, from the coding sequence ATGCGTGTATCTCTTGCAGAAGTTGCAGAACTAGCGTTGGAGAGTGCGGCGGCCAGCGGTGCCACCGCCGCGGATGTGGTGGCTGTCCGCGGGCGAGAATTACAAGTGGGTGTGCGCCGCGGAAGTTTGGAGAAGGTAACGCAGGCTGAGGAAAAGCGGCTCGGCCTCCGTGTGTTCATCGGTTGCCGCAGTGCGGTAGCGTCAACCTCGGATCTTACCTCGAGCGGGATCCGGGAGTTTGCTGCCGCCACGTGCGCGTTGGCAAAAGTGGTTGTCGAGGATCGTTACGCGGGCCTTCCCGAGGAGGAAAGCTTGACGCGCACCTACCCCAATCTGGAGTTATTCGACCCGCAAATCGCGGCAGTGACCCCCGAGGAAGCTCGTGCGATCGCAGAGCGAGCGGAAGAGAGCGCTTTGGCCTATGACCCGCGCATCGTGAACTCGGAGGGAGCCGAGTGCTCGGTCGACGCGGTCGAGCTTTATTACGCCTCCACTGCGGGTTTCCGAGGCAGCTACAAACACAGCTTGATGAGCATTTCCGTGGTTCCTGTAGCCAAAGGCACAGATGGAATGCAGCGCGATTACTGGTACTCCGTGGCACGCCGGCGCGATCGGCTGGCAGCCGCAGAGGAGGTAGGGCGGAGGGCTGCGGAGCGAGCGCTTCGCCGCCTCGATGCCCGGCGTGTGGCCACGTGCCAAGTTCCCGTGGTGTTCGATCCGGAAACGGCAGCCTCCCTGCTCGGGCATTTGGCCCAGGCCGTGGTGGGCCAGTCGATCCATCGGGGAACCTCGTTCCTCGCCGGCCGGCTCGGGGAGAGCATTGCCCCTTCATTCGTGAACATCATCGACGATGGCCGCATTCCGCTGGGAATTGGCTCGAAACCCTTCGATGCCGAGGGAGTGGGCACAGGCCGCACGTGTGTTGTGGAGGAAGGTTACCTGCGTTCGTACTTGCTCGATACATACGCGGCGCGGCGGTTGGGATTTGCGAGGAGCACGGGCAACGCCAGTCGCGCGGTAAGCTCCGCTCCAGCCGCAGCGCCAACGAACCTTTTCCTCTGTCCAGGCAGTGTAGCCCCGGAGGAGATCATTCGTTCGGTCTCGCGCGGCTTTTACGTGACCAACCTCATTGGCTTCGGCGTAAACTTAACGACTGGTGACTACTCGCGGGGAGCCAGTGGAATTTGGATCGAGAATGGAGAACTCACCTTTCCTGTCGAAGGGGTGACGATCGCCGGCAACTTGCGCGACATGTTGGCGCAGATCGAGGCGGTGGGCAGCGATCTCGAATTGCGGCGCAGCGTGGCTGCCCCCACGCTCTTGATTGGCAGGCTGACCGTTGCGGGAAGTGGTTGA